A region of the Polynucleobacter asymbioticus genome:
TCGCCACCAATCAAAATACCCCATGGGAAAATATTTCTTGAGGCATCTTCATTGTCGTAATTACGATAGCCCCAATAGTGACCAATGCCATTAATAACTCCAGCAGCGGTGATGGGAATCCACAACATTTGTACTGCCCACACGGTCAAACCAATTGCACCAAACAAAATGACGTCGATGATCAACATCAAAGCTACGCCCTGCCAAGAGAACTTGGAGTAGATGTTGTGCTCGAGCCAATCATCTGGCGTGCCATGACCAAACTTATCTAGGGTCTCTTGATTACGTGACTCTTGTTTATACAACTCAGCACCACGCGACAGAACGGTATTGATACCGAGAACTTGCGGGCTATGCGGATCATCCACAGTCTCGCACTTGGCATGGTGCTTGCGATGAATCGCCGCCCACTCCTTAGTCACCATGCCGGTGGTTAGCCATAGCCAAAACCGGAAGAAGTGGGACATGATGGGATGCAAATCCAAGGCACGGTGCGCTTGGCAGCGATGCAAGAAAATGGTCACGCTGGCAATCGTGATGTGAGTGGCCGCCAAAGTAAAAACGAGGATCTGCCACCATGCCCAATTTAAGTAGCCATGGGAAAGCCAATTCAGAAATAAATCAAAACCAGAAGCTGTGTTCAAAGGGTATCCCTAAGGAGATCTAAACCCTTATTTTAGTTCTTTAGAGCCTTCTTGGTTTTGACCTTAGTCTCTTTTTCCCCGTCTTTTGCTTCGCCCTGATCAATCTTTTCTAAAGGAGCGGAGGCCTTTTTCTGGAAAACAGCTCCAAAGAAGCCATCCGTACCGTGAATATGAGGCCAGAGCTGCCACCAAGGATTGTCCGGACTACATCCCATAGGAATTTTATCCTTTGGAAACAATGGCTTAAGAACCTCAGCCGCTGGGACAACCTCAAAATTAGGGTGCTTTGCCAAGAAATCTTCTGCAATTTGCTGGTTTTCTTGTGGTAGCAGACTGCAAGTGGCATAAACCAGACGACCACCCGGTTTGAGCAAGCGACTTGCAGAGGCCAAAATATTCATCTGCTTTTGATTCAGCTCCAGCACGCCCTCTGGGGTCTGACGCCATTTGAGATCGGGGTTGCGGCGCAAAGTACCCATGCCACTACAAGGGGCGTCCACCAAAACGCGGTCAATCTTACCGGCTAAACGTTTGATCTTGGTGTCATTCTCGCTATCAATCCAGACGGGATGCACATTAGAAAGGCCGCTACGAGCCTGACGTGGCTTTAAATTGGCCAGGCGACGCTCAGATGTATCTAGGGCATACAAACGCCCTGTGGAGCGCATGATTGCCCCGATTGCCAAAGTCTTGCCGCCAGCACCGGCACAAAAGTCCACCACCATCTCGCCACGCTTAGGGGCAAGCAAATAGGCTAGCAGCTGGCTACCCTCATCTTGCACTTCAAACATCCCCGCTTTAAAGCCAACGGTGTTTTGTAAGGCAGGCTTACCCATGATGCGAACACCATCGGGTGCATATGGAGTTGGGATGGCTTGATAGCGACCACCTAAAGCATTCATCTCCGCAAGCAATTGCTCGCGAGTTGTCTTCATGGTGTTCGCACGTAAATCTAAAAGAGCTGGATGCATTAGTGATTTAGCCAATGCTTCACGGGATTCTTCGCCGGGATATTTTCCAAACGCATCCCACAACCATTCCGGCAAATTATTTTGAACCAAGGGATTAAGTGCTGACGGATCAACGGTCGCAAAACGCTGTAACCACTCGTACTCACCCGTCTTCAACACGTGAGCCAAATCGGCAATGGCACTCTCAGCACGGTTAGCAGAACCGAGGCCACCTTCAGACAGAGCAGACAGCAAACCCAATAGGGCTAAGCGTCTAGCCTGTGAACCTTCGCCACTTGAAGCAAATTGTGAGAACTCATTTTTACGACGCAAAATGGCAAAAGCACTCTCAGCAATTAAGGCACGATCACGATTACCTAGCTGAGGTTCTGAGCGGAAATAGCGACTCACTACGCGATCAGCTGGTTGCTCAAAATTCAGCAACTCTGGAAGCAGACGCTCCAAATGAATTGCATGCTGAGGCAAAGCCTTAGCATTAGAAAAGTTTTTCTGACCTTCGGGCGCAATGATGTTGCCACTAGCATTACGACGCTCTGGGCGGCGCAATGGATCTTTGGATTTAGCAGCGTAACTTTTTTGTGGGCCTAGGCGTGATCCGGATCTTGATCCAGACTTTGAGCCAATACCGGCTCCGCGGGATGAACGTTCTTTACTCATAATTTAATTAATTGCGACTC
Encoded here:
- a CDS encoding DesA family fatty acid desaturase, with product MNTASGFDLFLNWLSHGYLNWAWWQILVFTLAATHITIASVTIFLHRCQAHRALDLHPIMSHFFRFWLWLTTGMVTKEWAAIHRKHHAKCETVDDPHSPQVLGINTVLSRGAELYKQESRNQETLDKFGHGTPDDWLEHNIYSKFSWQGVALMLIIDVILFGAIGLTVWAVQMLWIPITAAGVINGIGHYWGYRNYDNEDASRNIFPWGILIGGEELHNNHHTFATSAKLSSKWYEFDIGWMYIQMMSAVGLAKVKKTSPKPVLSDLRPADHGTLEAIIANRYEIMARYSKTLRAFFNNEVQHMQVLAAHLKDARTWLGKDESRLTAEEKMKLEELMASNAQLRKMIEMRRDLQAIWSRSNATGDQLVSQLHTWCQRAEESGLSSLRDFSLRLRRYA
- a CDS encoding RsmB/NOP family class I SAM-dependent RNA methyltransferase: MSKERSSRGAGIGSKSGSRSGSRLGPQKSYAAKSKDPLRRPERRNASGNIIAPEGQKNFSNAKALPQHAIHLERLLPELLNFEQPADRVVSRYFRSEPQLGNRDRALIAESAFAILRRKNEFSQFASSGEGSQARRLALLGLLSALSEGGLGSANRAESAIADLAHVLKTGEYEWLQRFATVDPSALNPLVQNNLPEWLWDAFGKYPGEESREALAKSLMHPALLDLRANTMKTTREQLLAEMNALGGRYQAIPTPYAPDGVRIMGKPALQNTVGFKAGMFEVQDEGSQLLAYLLAPKRGEMVVDFCAGAGGKTLAIGAIMRSTGRLYALDTSERRLANLKPRQARSGLSNVHPVWIDSENDTKIKRLAGKIDRVLVDAPCSGMGTLRRNPDLKWRQTPEGVLELNQKQMNILASASRLLKPGGRLVYATCSLLPQENQQIAEDFLAKHPNFEVVPAAEVLKPLFPKDKIPMGCSPDNPWWQLWPHIHGTDGFFGAVFQKKASAPLEKIDQGEAKDGEKETKVKTKKALKN